A window of Streptomyces gilvosporeus contains these coding sequences:
- a CDS encoding riboflavin synthase, whose product MFTGIVEELGEVVAVEDLGDSSRFSLRGPVVTADAKHGDSIAVNGVCLTVVDTADGEFTADVMAETLDRSSLGALSAGSRVNLERPMALGGRLGGHLVQGHVDGTGTIAARTPAEHWELVRIALPAALARYVVEKGSITVDGVSLTVVEAGDDYFTISLIPTTLALTTLGIKQVGDPVNLEVDILAKYVERLLGRGTEDVKDLEEVVEMDR is encoded by the coding sequence ATGTTCACCGGAATCGTCGAAGAACTGGGCGAGGTCGTCGCCGTGGAAGACCTCGGCGACAGCTCGCGGTTCAGTCTGCGCGGCCCCGTCGTCACCGCGGACGCGAAGCACGGCGACTCGATCGCGGTCAACGGTGTCTGTCTGACCGTCGTGGACACCGCCGACGGGGAGTTCACGGCCGATGTGATGGCCGAGACCCTGGACCGCTCCAGCCTCGGCGCGCTGAGCGCCGGCTCGCGGGTCAACCTGGAGCGCCCGATGGCGCTCGGCGGACGGCTCGGCGGGCACCTCGTCCAGGGGCATGTCGACGGCACCGGCACCATCGCCGCACGCACCCCGGCCGAACACTGGGAGCTCGTCAGGATCGCGCTCCCGGCCGCGCTGGCCCGGTACGTCGTCGAGAAGGGCTCCATCACCGTCGACGGCGTCAGCCTGACCGTCGTCGAGGCCGGTGACGACTACTTCACCATCAGCCTCATCCCCACCACGCTCGCCCTGACCACCCTGGGCATCAAGCAGGTCGGCGACCCCGTCAACCTCGAGGTCGACATCCTCGCCAAGTACGTCGAGCGGCTGCTCGGCCGGGGCACCGAGGACGTCAAGGACCTCGAAGAGGTTGTGGAGATGGACCGTTGA
- the ribD gene encoding bifunctional diaminohydroxyphosphoribosylaminopyrimidine deaminase/5-amino-6-(5-phosphoribosylamino)uracil reductase RibD → MRQEDPVATAAPDETAAMRRALELAARGLGHTSPNPVVGCVVLDSEGRTAGEGWHQRAGGPHAEVHALRAAGERARGGTAVVTLEPCNHTGRTGPCAQALIDAGIARVVYAVADPDPTATGGAVTLAEAGVDVEGGLLADQAAAGNEAWLTAVLRHRPFVLWKYAATLDGRIAAADGSSRWISSPQSRADVHRLRAAADAVIVGSGTARADDPQLGARIAGLSDDEISQPLRVVVDSGARTVKAGARVLDGTAPTLVAVAEDADAAHLDGLAPLLRLPRAAGGRGLDIPALLRALYEREVRSVLLEGGPTLAGAFFAAHAVDKVVGYLAPVLLGAGPAALGDAGITTISQALRLDVTDTERLGPDLRITATPIRPALPEEN, encoded by the coding sequence ATGAGGCAGGAGGACCCGGTGGCCACCGCAGCCCCCGATGAGACCGCGGCGATGCGCCGAGCCCTTGAGCTCGCCGCGCGCGGCCTGGGGCACACCAGCCCGAATCCGGTCGTCGGCTGCGTCGTCCTGGACTCCGAGGGCCGTACGGCCGGCGAGGGCTGGCACCAGCGTGCCGGCGGCCCGCATGCCGAGGTCCACGCCCTGCGCGCGGCCGGCGAGCGGGCCCGCGGCGGCACCGCCGTCGTCACCCTCGAACCCTGCAACCACACCGGCCGCACCGGCCCCTGCGCCCAGGCGCTGATCGACGCCGGAATCGCCCGCGTCGTCTACGCCGTCGCCGACCCCGACCCGACCGCCACCGGCGGCGCCGTCACCCTGGCCGAGGCCGGGGTGGACGTCGAGGGCGGACTGCTCGCCGACCAGGCCGCCGCGGGCAACGAGGCATGGCTGACCGCGGTCCTGCGCCACCGCCCGTTCGTGCTGTGGAAGTACGCCGCCACCCTCGACGGCCGGATCGCCGCCGCCGACGGCAGCAGCCGCTGGATCTCCTCGCCGCAGTCGCGCGCCGACGTCCACCGGCTGCGCGCCGCGGCGGATGCGGTGATCGTCGGCTCCGGCACCGCCCGCGCCGACGATCCGCAGCTCGGCGCCCGGATCGCCGGACTGTCCGACGACGAGATCAGCCAGCCGCTGCGGGTCGTCGTCGACTCCGGCGCCCGTACCGTCAAGGCCGGCGCCCGCGTCCTGGACGGCACCGCGCCCACCCTCGTCGCCGTCGCCGAGGACGCGGACGCCGCCCACCTCGACGGCCTCGCCCCGCTCCTGCGGCTGCCGCGCGCCGCCGGCGGCCGCGGTCTGGACATCCCCGCACTGCTCAGGGCCCTGTACGAGCGCGAGGTGCGCTCCGTACTCCTCGAAGGCGGGCCCACGCTCGCCGGGGCCTTTTTCGCCGCCCACGCCGTCGACAAGGTCGTCGGCTATCTGGCGCCCGTCCTGCTGGGCGCCGGACCGGCAGCCCTCGGCGACGCCGGAATCACCACCATCAGCCAGGCGTTGCGGCTCGATGTGACCGACACCGAACGGCTCGGCCCCGATCTGCGCATCACCGCCACTCCCATCCGTCCCGCCCTTCCCGAGGAGAACTGA
- a CDS encoding SDR family oxidoreductase, translating into MATILVTGGTGTLGRPLIDRLLGDGHEVRSLSRRPHTGRERPRLRSYAVDLRDGTGLDEALAGVDAVVHCATAPAGGDAEAAGRLIEAAKAAAVPHLVYISIVGIDRVPLPYYRAKLAVERLIEGSGLGWSVLRTTQFHDLVLTLVKAGARSPVLPVPAGVRVQPVDVREVAARLARLAAGAPAGRVTDFGGPEVLSFRDLVRATLAAGGRRRLLMPLWLPGGTFAALRRGGILTPEHADGTRTYAEFLTEWGGTPN; encoded by the coding sequence ATGGCGACAATTCTGGTGACCGGCGGCACGGGCACGCTCGGACGGCCCCTGATCGACCGGCTGCTCGGCGACGGCCATGAGGTGCGCTCGCTGAGCCGGCGGCCGCACACCGGCCGGGAGCGGCCGCGGCTGCGCTCGTACGCGGTCGATCTGCGCGACGGCACCGGGCTGGACGAGGCGCTGGCCGGGGTGGACGCCGTCGTGCACTGCGCCACGGCCCCGGCGGGCGGCGACGCGGAGGCGGCGGGCCGGCTGATCGAGGCCGCGAAGGCCGCCGCCGTGCCGCACCTCGTCTACATCTCCATCGTCGGCATCGACCGGGTCCCGCTGCCCTACTACCGCGCCAAGCTCGCGGTGGAGCGGCTGATCGAGGGCTCCGGGCTCGGCTGGAGCGTGCTGCGCACCACGCAGTTCCACGATCTGGTGCTGACGCTGGTGAAGGCGGGGGCGCGCTCGCCGGTGCTGCCGGTGCCGGCGGGTGTGCGGGTGCAGCCGGTCGACGTCCGGGAGGTCGCCGCCCGGCTGGCCCGGCTGGCGGCCGGCGCACCGGCCGGTCGGGTCACCGATTTCGGCGGACCCGAGGTGCTCAGCTTCCGGGACCTGGTCCGGGCCACCCTGGCGGCGGGCGGACGGCGCCGGCTGCTGATGCCCCTGTGGCTGCCGGGCGGCACGTTCGCCGCACTGCGGCGAGGCGGGATCCTCACCCCGGAACATGCGGACGGGACCCGGACGTACGCGGAGTTCCTGACGGAGTGGGGCGGGACGCCCAACTGA
- a CDS encoding acyl-CoA thioesterase: MSVESLQAAGPAPDAVPYGRLVPVTVHFDDLDALGMLHNSRYPLLVERAWGEYWHAQGFSFDGDWAAAGDMCNVIKEMRLAYERPITRAGRYAAHLWIERLGRTGLTYGFRVCSADGTETYAQGHRVLVRVDFATMRPTPWSDRARAVAEALQRPEAAEAA; encoded by the coding sequence GTGAGCGTCGAATCCCTCCAGGCCGCCGGCCCCGCCCCGGACGCCGTCCCCTACGGCCGGCTGGTCCCCGTCACCGTCCACTTCGACGACCTCGACGCGCTCGGCATGCTGCACAACTCCCGCTATCCGCTGCTGGTCGAACGCGCCTGGGGCGAGTACTGGCACGCCCAGGGCTTCTCCTTCGACGGTGACTGGGCCGCCGCGGGGGACATGTGCAACGTCATCAAGGAGATGCGCCTGGCCTACGAACGCCCGATCACCCGCGCCGGCCGCTATGCCGCCCACCTGTGGATCGAACGCCTCGGCCGCACCGGCCTGACCTACGGCTTCCGGGTCTGCTCGGCCGACGGCACCGAGACCTACGCCCAGGGCCACCGGGTCCTGGTCCGCGTGGACTTCGCCACGATGCGCCCCACCCCGTGGTCGGACCGCGCCCGCGCCGTCGCCGAGGCGCTGCAACGACCGGAGGCGGCGGAGGCCGCCTGA
- a CDS encoding uracil-xanthine permease family protein has translation MAGFGWKLHGDGRHLKPGEVVKPGERLTWGRTIALGAQHVVSMIGACFVAPVLMGLDPSLALMASGVATVLFLVMTRGRIPSYLGSSLSFVGVSAVIAGQGGDVGTLTGAMLVVGVCLAACGFAIHVLGARVVHAVLPPTVTGAVVMLIGFNLAPVTASTYWPQDQWTALATMLFTGLALVVLRGFWSRIAIFLGLVFGYALSWILDRTTGRIHSVNGAGKLTDHWRIDFSGVQKADWIGLPTFHAPNFSASAILVALPVLVALIAENAGHIKAVGAMTGDPLEDKMGMAIVADGTATVLSTAVGGPATTTYAENIGVMAATRVYSTAAYSAAAAFAVLFGICPKFGAVVAAIPGGVLGGITVILYGMIGLLGAQIWVRNKVDFTVPLNLIPAAAGIIVAIGGVSLKFTSTFELSGIALGTLIVLTGYHSLRWLSSAAGQSRTPLLDGGTSDFDGSADQND, from the coding sequence ATGGCTGGCTTCGGGTGGAAGCTTCATGGGGACGGGCGTCACCTGAAGCCGGGCGAGGTGGTCAAGCCCGGGGAACGCCTTACCTGGGGCCGGACGATCGCGCTCGGCGCCCAGCACGTGGTGTCGATGATCGGCGCATGTTTCGTCGCCCCGGTGCTCATGGGTCTGGACCCCAGTCTCGCCCTCATGGCCTCTGGTGTGGCCACCGTGCTGTTCCTCGTGATGACCCGCGGACGCATCCCCAGCTACCTGGGTTCGTCCCTCTCTTTCGTGGGCGTATCCGCCGTGATCGCGGGCCAGGGCGGTGACGTCGGCACCCTGACCGGCGCGATGCTCGTGGTGGGCGTCTGCCTGGCCGCCTGCGGCTTCGCCATCCACGTCCTCGGGGCTCGCGTGGTCCACGCGGTGCTCCCGCCCACGGTGACCGGTGCGGTCGTCATGCTGATCGGCTTCAACCTCGCCCCCGTCACCGCCTCCACCTACTGGCCCCAGGACCAGTGGACGGCTCTGGCCACGATGCTCTTCACGGGCCTGGCCCTCGTGGTGCTCCGCGGCTTCTGGTCGCGTATCGCGATCTTCCTGGGCCTGGTCTTCGGCTATGCGCTGTCCTGGATTCTCGATCGGACGACCGGAAGGATTCATTCGGTCAACGGCGCGGGCAAGCTCACGGACCACTGGCGCATCGATTTCTCCGGTGTGCAGAAGGCCGACTGGATAGGTCTTCCCACGTTTCACGCACCGAACTTCTCGGCCTCCGCGATCCTCGTCGCGTTGCCTGTCCTGGTAGCGCTGATCGCCGAGAACGCCGGGCACATCAAGGCGGTCGGCGCGATGACCGGTGACCCGCTGGAAGACAAGATGGGCATGGCCATCGTCGCCGACGGCACGGCAACGGTGCTGTCGACCGCGGTCGGCGGCCCGGCCACCACGACGTACGCGGAGAACATCGGCGTGATGGCCGCGACCCGGGTCTACTCGACCGCGGCCTACTCCGCCGCGGCGGCCTTCGCCGTGCTGTTCGGCATCTGCCCGAAGTTCGGCGCCGTGGTGGCGGCGATTCCCGGCGGGGTCCTCGGCGGTATCACCGTCATCCTCTACGGCATGATCGGCTTGCTGGGCGCCCAGATCTGGGTGCGGAACAAGGTGGACTTCACCGTCCCGCTGAACCTCATCCCCGCCGCGGCCGGCATCATCGTCGCCATCGGCGGCGTCTCGTTGAAATTCACTTCGACGTTCGAACTCAGCGGCATCGCCCTCGGGACGCTGATCGTGCTCACCGGCTACCACTCGCTGCGGTGGCTTTCGAGCGCGGCGGGTCAGAGCCGCACGCCGCTCCTCGACGGTGGGACCAGCGATTTCGACGGGTCGGCCGACCAGAACGACTGA
- a CDS encoding DUF5995 family protein, with protein MTTTQERGPWPPPPRRPVPAAVVDVGGVLARMRDLDGALPAGDGVAVFNRVYLAVTEAVVRRIEDGGFADPVGAGELDLCFARRYFTAVDAAAAGRRPPACWRPLFQLRRHPGVRPLQFALAGINAHIGHDLALAVVDACRALECEPPDLEGDFDRIGVVLTGLEERIRESLMPGPDLLDIADPLTHIAGSWSLEMARDAAWAAARMLWGARRLPEVAEEFAERLDASVGLVCRCLLTPLN; from the coding sequence ATGACGACGACTCAGGAGCGGGGACCGTGGCCGCCCCCACCCCGGCGGCCGGTGCCCGCCGCGGTGGTGGATGTGGGCGGGGTGCTGGCGCGGATGCGGGACCTGGACGGGGCGCTGCCCGCCGGGGACGGGGTGGCCGTGTTCAACCGCGTCTATCTCGCCGTCACCGAAGCGGTGGTGCGGCGCATCGAGGACGGGGGGTTCGCCGATCCGGTGGGCGCGGGCGAGCTGGACCTGTGTTTCGCCCGCCGCTACTTCACCGCGGTGGACGCCGCGGCCGCGGGCCGGCGGCCGCCCGCCTGCTGGCGTCCGCTCTTCCAGCTGCGCCGCCATCCCGGCGTCCGCCCGCTCCAGTTCGCGCTCGCCGGGATCAATGCGCACATCGGCCACGACCTGGCGCTGGCGGTGGTGGACGCCTGCCGGGCGCTGGAGTGCGAACCCCCGGACCTGGAAGGGGACTTCGACCGGATCGGCGTGGTCCTGACCGGGCTGGAGGAACGGATCCGGGAGAGCCTGATGCCCGGCCCCGATCTGCTGGACATCGCCGATCCGCTCACCCATATCGCCGGTTCCTGGAGCCTGGAGATGGCCCGGGACGCCGCCTGGGCCGCGGCGCGGATGCTGTGGGGCGCGCGGCGGCTGCCGGAGGTGGCCGAGGAGTTCGCCGAGCGGCTGGATGCGAGCGTGGGGCTGGTGTGCCGGTGCCTGCTCACCCCGCTCAACTGA
- a CDS encoding LLM class flavin-dependent oxidoreductase, with protein MTLRLGLGLPQLARYDPRRDVLEVARAAERTGFDSVWVFERTAFPLEPLDGLYRVPGLPWPGTCRYGPDPLVALSLAAAVTGRVRLGGGVLVGGPHAPFPFARTLATLDAASGGRVLAGLGTGWSPEEHRTSRVTEFGDRGARLEKLLDVCAAVWGAGPIPVYLAATGGPALERVARRADGWLPGPLTGDQLAPLLGKLTEAAERYGRTAAPDVAMRVAVEPSGAPLPEAERRPYTGSPEQILGDLAGAAEAGAREILLDLQGCCRDGKELADRAAELYARIRAAGL; from the coding sequence ATGACGCTACGGCTGGGACTGGGCCTCCCGCAGCTGGCGCGCTACGACCCGCGGCGCGATGTGCTCGAAGTGGCGCGGGCGGCGGAGCGAACCGGATTCGACAGCGTATGGGTCTTCGAGCGGACGGCCTTTCCGCTGGAGCCGTTGGACGGCCTGTACCGGGTGCCGGGGCTGCCCTGGCCCGGCACCTGCCGCTACGGGCCCGATCCGCTGGTCGCCCTGTCGCTGGCCGCCGCCGTGACCGGCCGGGTCCGGCTGGGCGGCGGTGTGCTGGTCGGTGGACCGCATGCGCCGTTTCCGTTCGCGCGGACGCTGGCGACGCTGGACGCCGCGTCCGGCGGCCGGGTGCTGGCGGGGCTCGGCACCGGCTGGTCGCCGGAGGAGCACCGGACCAGCCGGGTCACCGAGTTCGGCGACCGGGGCGCGCGGCTGGAGAAGCTGCTGGATGTCTGCGCGGCGGTGTGGGGGGCCGGTCCGATCCCCGTCTATCTGGCCGCGACCGGCGGCCCGGCCCTGGAGCGGGTGGCGCGGCGTGCCGACGGCTGGCTGCCCGGCCCGCTCACCGGGGACCAACTCGCGCCACTGCTGGGGAAGTTGACCGAGGCGGCGGAGCGGTACGGCCGCACGGCGGCCCCAGACGTCGCGATGCGGGTGGCCGTCGAGCCGTCCGGGGCGCCGCTGCCGGAGGCGGAGCGCCGCCCGTACACCGGCAGCCCCGAGCAGATCCTCGGCGATCTGGCCGGGGCCGCCGAGGCCGGCGCCCGCGAGATCCTGCTGGATCTCCAGGGGTGCTGCCGGGACGGCAAGGAACTGGCCGACCGCGCCGCGGAGCTGTACGCCCGCATCCGCGCGGCCGGCCTGTAG
- a CDS encoding flavin monoamine oxidase family protein, producing the protein MTSTVPTAAHHADAQPPITMFGPDFPYAYDDFLAHPAGLGQVPATEHGKEVAVIGGGLSGIITAYELMKMGLKPVVYEADQIGGRLRTVGFEGCDPSLTAEMGAMRFPPSSTALQHYIDLVGLKTSPFPNPLAESTPSTVVDLKGESHYAETVDDLPQVYRDVAAAWNACLEEGADFTDMNRALRERDVPRIREIWARLVEKLDNQTFYGFLCDSSAFTSFRHREIFGQVGFGTGGWDTDFPNSILEILRVVYTEADDHHRGIVGGSQQLPLRLWEREPAKIVHWAPGTSLSALHEGAPRPAVTRLHRTAGNRITVTDASGDIRTYEAAVFTAQSWMLLSKIACDDALFPIDHWTAMERTHYMESSKLFVPVDRPFWLDKDEETGRDVMSMTLTDRMTRGTYLLDDGPDKPAVICLSYTWCDDSLKWLPLDANERMEVMLKSLSEIYPKVDIRKHIIGNPVTVSWENEPYFMGAFKANLPGHYRYQRRLFTHFMQDRLPEDKRGLFLAGDDISWTAGWAEGAVQTALNAVWGVMHHFGGATDATNPGPGDVYDEIAPVELPED; encoded by the coding sequence ATGACGTCCACGGTGCCCACCGCCGCCCACCACGCGGATGCCCAGCCGCCGATCACCATGTTCGGCCCGGACTTCCCGTACGCCTACGACGACTTCCTCGCGCACCCCGCGGGCCTGGGGCAGGTCCCCGCCACCGAGCACGGCAAGGAGGTCGCGGTCATCGGCGGCGGCCTCTCCGGGATCATCACCGCCTACGAGCTGATGAAGATGGGCCTCAAGCCCGTCGTCTACGAGGCGGACCAGATAGGCGGCCGCCTGCGCACCGTCGGCTTCGAGGGCTGCGACCCCTCCCTGACCGCCGAGATGGGCGCGATGCGCTTCCCGCCGTCCTCCACGGCCCTCCAGCACTACATCGACCTGGTCGGCCTCAAGACCAGCCCGTTCCCCAACCCCCTCGCCGAATCCACCCCGTCGACGGTCGTGGACCTCAAGGGCGAGTCCCACTACGCCGAGACCGTGGACGACCTGCCGCAGGTCTACCGCGATGTCGCCGCCGCCTGGAATGCCTGCCTGGAGGAGGGCGCGGACTTCACCGACATGAACCGCGCGCTGCGCGAGCGCGACGTCCCGCGCATCCGCGAGATCTGGGCCCGCCTCGTCGAGAAGCTCGACAACCAGACCTTCTACGGCTTCCTCTGCGATTCGTCGGCGTTCACCTCCTTCCGCCACCGCGAGATCTTCGGCCAGGTCGGCTTCGGCACCGGCGGCTGGGACACCGACTTCCCCAACTCCATCCTGGAGATCCTGCGGGTCGTCTACACCGAGGCCGACGACCACCACCGCGGCATCGTCGGCGGCAGCCAGCAGCTCCCGCTGCGCCTGTGGGAGCGCGAGCCCGCGAAGATCGTGCACTGGGCGCCGGGCACCTCGCTCTCCGCGCTGCACGAGGGGGCGCCGCGCCCGGCCGTGACCCGCCTGCACCGCACCGCGGGCAACCGCATCACGGTCACCGACGCCTCCGGCGACATCCGCACCTACGAGGCCGCCGTCTTCACCGCGCAGTCCTGGATGCTGCTGAGCAAGATCGCCTGCGATGACGCGCTGTTCCCCATCGACCACTGGACGGCGATGGAGCGCACCCACTACATGGAGTCGTCCAAGCTCTTCGTCCCCGTCGACCGGCCGTTCTGGCTGGACAAGGACGAGGAGACCGGCCGGGACGTCATGTCGATGACGCTTACCGACCGGATGACCCGCGGCACCTACCTCCTGGACGACGGGCCGGACAAGCCCGCCGTCATCTGCCTCTCGTACACCTGGTGCGACGACAGCCTCAAGTGGCTGCCGCTGGACGCCAACGAGCGGATGGAGGTGATGCTCAAGTCGCTGTCGGAGATCTATCCGAAGGTCGACATCCGCAAGCACATCATCGGCAACCCGGTCACCGTCTCCTGGGAGAACGAGCCCTACTTCATGGGCGCCTTCAAGGCCAACCTCCCCGGCCACTACCGCTACCAGCGGCGCCTGTTCACCCACTTCATGCAGGACCGCCTTCCCGAGGACAAGCGCGGCCTCTTCCTCGCGGGCGACGACATCTCCTGGACGGCGGGCTGGGCCGAGGGCGCCGTGCAGACCGCGCTGAACGCGGTCTGGGGCGTGATGCACCACTTCGGCGGCGCCACCGACGCGACCAACCCCGGCCCCGGGGACGTCTACGACGAGATCGCGCCGGTCGAGCTGCCCGAGGACTGA
- a CDS encoding carbon-nitrogen hydrolase family protein, with translation MPSLHTALLQSSGRPGDVAHNLHILHDAAREAAATGAGLLVCPELFLTGYAIGDGVHRLAEPADGASARAVARTAAEHGIAILYGYPERGGADDPDGAVYNSARLIGPEGAPLANYRKTHLFGCFEREWFTPGDQAVVQAELSGARIGVLICYDVEFPENVRAHALAGTDLLLVPTAQMHPFQFVPESVIPVRAFENQMYVAYVNRVGQEGEFEFVGLSTLAGPDGVVRTRAGRTEQLVRADVDLAFLKESRADNPYLHDRRPELYGPLT, from the coding sequence ATGCCGTCCCTGCACACCGCCCTGCTCCAGAGTTCGGGACGGCCCGGCGACGTGGCGCACAATCTGCACATCCTGCACGACGCGGCCCGCGAGGCCGCCGCCACAGGTGCCGGGCTGCTCGTCTGCCCCGAGCTGTTCCTGACCGGCTACGCCATCGGCGACGGCGTCCACCGCCTCGCCGAGCCCGCCGACGGCGCCAGTGCCCGCGCCGTCGCCCGGACCGCCGCCGAGCACGGCATCGCGATCCTCTACGGCTACCCGGAGCGCGGCGGGGCCGACGACCCCGACGGCGCCGTCTACAACTCCGCCCGGCTCATCGGCCCCGAAGGCGCCCCGCTGGCGAACTACCGCAAGACGCATCTCTTCGGCTGCTTCGAGCGCGAATGGTTCACCCCGGGCGATCAGGCGGTCGTCCAGGCCGAGCTGTCCGGCGCCCGGATCGGCGTACTGATCTGCTACGACGTCGAATTCCCGGAGAACGTCCGGGCGCATGCGCTGGCCGGTACGGATCTGCTGCTGGTGCCCACCGCGCAGATGCACCCCTTCCAGTTCGTCCCCGAATCCGTCATCCCGGTGCGGGCCTTCGAGAACCAGATGTATGTCGCGTACGTCAACCGGGTCGGCCAGGAGGGCGAGTTCGAGTTCGTCGGGCTCAGCACCCTGGCCGGACCCGACGGCGTGGTCCGCACCCGCGCCGGCCGTACCGAGCAGCTGGTGCGGGCCGATGTCGACCTCGCCTTCCTGAAGGAGTCGCGGGCGGACAACCCCTATCTGCACGACCGGCGGCCGGAGCTCTACGGCCCGCTGACCTGA
- a CDS encoding LysR family transcriptional regulator: MIARNANIDLNLLTALDALLEEESVTAAADRLGLSGPAMSRALGRIRRTLGDPVLVRAGRHMVPTPRALEIRAEVRQLVEAAHMVLTPAAPADPARLSRVFTINANDLFVTALGPPLVARVATEAPGVVLRFLGESHVDVPILRDGAADLELGIIDSREPEIRTQELFTEHGVAVVREGHPLTTGTLTARRYADAPHVNFSRRGRLTGPIDAALAARGLRRKVVATVPTFAATLMMIRDSDAVGLANERTAASTIRALGLRTLPIPLDLPPMTMEMAWHPRQEADAGHRWLRGLVRAVLEKAVGGLAAESPAGEGAEPR; encoded by the coding sequence ATGATTGCGCGAAACGCAAACATCGACCTCAACCTGCTGACGGCACTGGACGCCCTGCTCGAAGAAGAGAGCGTCACCGCGGCCGCCGACCGGCTCGGCCTCTCCGGGCCCGCGATGAGCCGCGCGCTCGGCCGCATCCGCCGCACCCTCGGCGACCCCGTCCTGGTGCGGGCCGGCCGCCATATGGTGCCCACCCCGCGCGCCCTGGAGATCCGCGCCGAGGTACGGCAGCTGGTCGAGGCGGCCCATATGGTGCTGACCCCCGCCGCCCCCGCCGATCCGGCCCGGCTGTCGCGGGTGTTCACCATCAACGCCAACGATCTGTTCGTCACCGCCCTCGGTCCGCCGCTCGTCGCCCGGGTCGCCACCGAGGCGCCGGGGGTGGTGCTGCGCTTCCTCGGCGAGAGCCATGTCGACGTGCCGATACTGCGCGACGGCGCCGCGGACCTGGAGCTGGGTATCATCGACAGCCGCGAGCCGGAGATCCGTACCCAGGAGCTGTTCACCGAACACGGGGTCGCGGTGGTGCGCGAGGGCCATCCGCTCACCACCGGCACGCTCACCGCGCGCCGCTACGCCGACGCCCCGCATGTGAACTTCTCCCGCCGCGGACGGCTGACCGGCCCCATCGACGCGGCGCTCGCCGCCCGCGGACTGCGCCGCAAGGTGGTCGCCACCGTCCCGACCTTCGCCGCCACGCTGATGATGATCCGCGACAGCGACGCCGTCGGACTGGCCAACGAGCGGACCGCGGCCTCCACCATCCGCGCCCTGGGCCTGCGCACCCTGCCCATCCCGCTCGACCTGCCGCCGATGACCATGGAGATGGCCTGGCATCCGCGCCAGGAGGCCGACGCCGGACACCGCTGGCTGCGCGGACTGGTGCGCGCGGTGCTGGAGAAAGCGGTGGGGGGCTTGGCGGCGGAGAGTCCGGCGGGGGAGGGGGCCGAGCCCCGCTGA
- a CDS encoding MFS transporter, whose protein sequence is MLSALAPGLPVLLAGRAVSGAGAALTVPATMSVLLHATPADRKAGAVAAWSASLAVGGMAGNACGSLILQYLPWQGLFWAYLPLGLGLLWWVARAAPRVPRGTARLDLPGSALLVLGAGALLFGIIEGPGLGWSSATVLGAFALALAAGALFVRHGLRAAHPVLDPRLFRLPRLRAGAAGLAVTFFGMFALFYVNAQFLQYVKGYSPLQTGWAIVPLAAGMMAVTRLGMRWAQRIGAARTSGTGLALITVGLLLLSTADAGTPYLLYLPYLLVMAAGAGLAMPTLSHAVVTSVPPHQAGMGSGLQGAARELGAALGIAVVGTALSVRFASATGHGARLPDRGGCGAGRGRGGDVRAAHRAAALTSSPLEVAGSRSWT, encoded by the coding sequence CTGCTGAGCGCGCTGGCCCCCGGCCTGCCGGTGCTGCTGGCCGGCCGGGCGGTCTCGGGCGCGGGCGCGGCGCTGACCGTCCCGGCCACCATGTCCGTGCTGCTGCACGCCACGCCCGCGGACCGCAAGGCCGGGGCGGTCGCCGCCTGGAGCGCGTCGCTGGCCGTCGGCGGCATGGCGGGCAACGCCTGCGGCTCGTTGATCCTGCAATATCTGCCCTGGCAGGGCCTGTTCTGGGCGTATCTGCCGCTGGGGCTCGGGCTGCTGTGGTGGGTGGCGCGGGCCGCGCCCCGGGTGCCGCGGGGGACCGCGCGGCTGGACCTGCCGGGTTCGGCGCTGCTGGTCCTGGGGGCGGGTGCGCTGCTCTTCGGCATCATCGAGGGGCCGGGGCTGGGCTGGTCCTCGGCCACCGTCCTCGGCGCCTTCGCCCTGGCGCTGGCGGCGGGCGCGCTCTTCGTGCGGCACGGACTGCGGGCCGCGCACCCGGTGCTGGACCCGCGGCTGTTCCGCCTGCCCCGGCTGCGCGCCGGTGCCGCCGGGCTGGCCGTCACCTTCTTCGGGATGTTCGCCCTCTTCTACGTCAACGCGCAGTTCCTCCAGTACGTCAAGGGCTATTCGCCGCTCCAGACCGGCTGGGCGATCGTGCCGCTGGCCGCCGGCATGATGGCGGTGACCCGCCTCGGCATGCGCTGGGCGCAGAGGATCGGCGCGGCCCGGACGAGCGGCACCGGACTGGCCCTGATCACCGTCGGCCTGCTCCTCCTCTCCACCGCCGACGCCGGTACGCCCTACCTCCTCTACCTGCCCTACCTGCTGGTGATGGCGGCCGGTGCGGGCCTGGCCATGCCCACGCTCTCGCATGCCGTGGTGACGTCCGTGCCGCCCCACCAGGCGGGCATGGGCTCCGGACTCCAGGGCGCGGCACGGGAGTTGGGGGCGGCGCTGGGCATCGCCGTCGTCGGCACCGCGCTGTCCGTCCGCTTCGCCTCGGCCACCGGCCACGGCGCTCGGCTACCGGATCGCGGCGGGTGTGGTGCTGGTCGTGGGCGCGGCGGTGACGTACGGGCTGCGCACCGGGCGGCGGCCTTGACCTCAAGTCCGCTTGAGGTAGCAGGATCGCGGTCATGGACATGA